Genomic window (Dolosigranulum savutiense):
ATGAAGAAAATTATCCTGAATATAAAAAAGAGTTGTTGAAACAGAAACAACATATTCAAAATTTATTAAATGATGAAGCGACTCAATCAAATGGAGATTTAACTCCCAAAGAAAGTTATAAAAATAAGCTAGAAGAGACAAGAAAAGTAGCACAAGAATTAATTACTATATCTGGCGAATTAAAAAATGGTAATACTTTAATCGTAAAGGAAGCGTATCAAAAGGCTCTTGATAAATATGAAAAAAATGTTTTAAAATTGAAGGAATTAGCAGAAACTGAAGAAGATAGAAAACAAGCAGAAGGTCTTGAAAATCTGTTAAATAATTTGAAGACTAATTTAAAATCAGCTTAATAAGCAAGATTTATATTTCAAGTGCTAACTACAGTGATTAGATAACATCACTTAAAGTCCACTAACTGAATACCTTACAAGAAGTCATTTGGCTATGCATGTCTATGCATGGTCAGGTGGCTTTTTGCTATTTTAATGAAAAAATAGTGTAAGCGCCCATGATTTAGGCGACTAGTTCCACCTCAAATAATCCTCTAAAATAGTTAATGTAAGGTAAAAACTATTGAGAGGATTGTTTGTATGTCAAAACCAGAAATTATCAAAGTAAGACAGCCAAAGACTCACTCCGAAAAACTTAACTCCACTCAAATTATGAGTATCAAAACACGTGGATTGTCCCTTATGGTATATGACTGTATCTCCTTAGATCAGTTAAGCATTCTATTAAAGGCGGTGAATGAACGTGATTATTAATTATGACGCAGTCGATCACATTTATATTGTATGCGGAAAGACCGATTTAAGAAAAGGAATTGACGGATTAGCTGAAATTATCCAATCTGACTATGATTATGATCCCTTTTCATCCGCTTTATTCTTGTTCTGTGGGTTTAGTCGCGATCGATTTAAAGCCTTGTATTGGGATACCGATGGATTTTATCTATTGTATAAACGACTTGAGAATGGGGTGTTCCAATGGCCCCGAACCAGTAAAGAGCTAAAAGAATTATCCCCCGAGGCCTTCCATTGGTCATTATATCAGAATAGAATCGGCTTTTTTTATACGCTTAAATCATGGGTGCTTACCTTGATTTAATAAATTATGTATGATAGAGTGAGTGTATGAATTAATGGAAAGGGGTTACAACTACGATGATGAATCAATTTGTTAATTATATATTGAAATATGGTGGTAGTAAGATGTGGAATCATTTATCTGGAGAAAGTTTAAATAAATATTATCAAATGTTTCTAGCGCCTTTTATGAATGAGTACAGTGATAAATTTTCAAAGGTATCTGAAAAAGGAGTACAAGAGTATATTGATAGTGATTTTCTATCGAATATTCAGTCTATTTTAGATACACAGAAATCTAAAGAAAGCTCTGAAGCAGTAAATCCTGTGTATATAGATAGATATTTAGAAAACAAAGAAAATAAGAAGTTGTTTGTATGTATAGTTGTTGACTATTGGGCGCTAAGGCCGAATACATTTGGACTAAATATAGGAAGTAGAGAGAAAATACCTATATTTATATCAATTATCGGGATGATATTTAGTGTAAGTCAATTTAATTTAAGCATGGGTATTAGTAGAAATAGTTTGCCACTATTGTTATTAATAATTTCTATATATTTATTTTATTCTTTTTTAGTAATAGAACAGCCAAAATTTTATTATAATGCAAATATTGCTAAGGAAAATGATATTTTAACTGAGAAGTGTAGTCGGTATAAAAAAATTGTAAATCAATTAGGTAAATCTGAATTAGAGTTTGTAGCAACAGATGTTGAAAATAAACTCAATATGGAATAATTATATAATCGAGTAGAAGACTAAGTATTAGTCGACCAGTCTCCAACGGCTGATGCTAGAGATTTTGTATTGAGAGTTCATCCAATTCATCAATTTGTTATGCGGAATCAGATATATACGTCTGAAATAACGAAATGGACCGGGAGAATAAATAAAGTAATATTAAGTGAGAGGTTAGTCGTGTATGGGCTAATCTCTTTTTTGTGATGAAAAATAGGTGGGAGTACTTTATAATAGGTATAACGATTGTTGAGAAGGAGTGGTTGTGATGAGGGAGTCGCGAGTGGTGATGTTGGGGACGGGGACGCCGAATCCGACGCCGGAACGGATGGGACCGTGTGCGGCGGTGATTGTGGAGGGGCAAGCGTATTTGGTGGATTTTGGTGTAGGATTGGTGAGACAAGCGGCGGCAATGGTGGAGCGCGGGATTGAGGCGTTGGCAGCTGCGAAGTTGACGCGAGGGTTCTTGACGCACTTGCATTCGGATCATACGTTAGGGTTGCCGGATTTGATCTTAACGCCGTGGGTATTGAAGCGTAGTGAGCCGCTGAAGTTGTTCGGACCGGCTGGCACGGAGGCGATGGTCACTCATTTACTCAAGGCTTATGCTGTGGATATTCAGTCACGACAAGACGGCTTGGAGCAGGCCAATCAGGTGGGCATTCAAGTAGAGGTGACAGAGATTGATGAAGGAGTTGTCTATCAAGATGAGCGGGTGACGGTCGAAGCGTTCCGGGTCAATCATCCACCATTCGAAGCATATGGTTACAAGTTCACG
Coding sequences:
- the tnpB gene encoding IS66 family insertion sequence element accessory protein TnpB (TnpB, as the term is used for proteins encoded by IS66 family insertion elements, is considered an accessory protein, since TnpC, encoded by a neighboring gene, is a DDE family transposase.), with protein sequence MIINYDAVDHIYIVCGKTDLRKGIDGLAEIIQSDYDYDPFSSALFLFCGFSRDRFKALYWDTDGFYLLYKRLENGVFQWPRTSKELKELSPEAFHWSLYQNRIGFFYTLKSWVLTLI
- a CDS encoding MBL fold metallo-hydrolase, giving the protein MRESRVVMLGTGTPNPTPERMGPCAAVIVEGQAYLVDFGVGLVRQAAAMVERGIEALAAAKLTRGFLTHLHSDHTLGLPDLILTPWVLKRSEPLKLFGPAGTEAMVTHLLKAYAVDIQSRQDGLEQANQVGIQVEVTEIDEGVVYQDERVTVEAFRVNHPPFEAYGYKFTCPDKVIVFSGDTTPTDNIIQWAQGCDILVHEVFSAQGVKQRSPVWQRYHTSVHTSSVQLGELASQIKPRTLVLNHQLFFRVPDEEGQVISELDREREMIREIQQYYQGEVISARDGDVVY